A genome region from Jeotgalibacillus aurantiacus includes the following:
- a CDS encoding acyl-CoA carboxylase subunit beta produces MTQTTNQSRFQEAVESIKQGGQQKYHDKSAEQGKMFARTRIERLTDEGSFKEDALFANYLAGDLPADGVITGTALVQGRPVCIMANDSTIKAGSWGARTVEKIIRIQETAEKLRVPMLYLVDSAGARITDQLDMFPNRRGAGRIFHNQVRLSGFIPQICLLFGPSAAGGAYIPAFCDIVIMVDGNASMYLGSPRMAEKVIGEKVTLEEMGGARMHCTVSGCGDLLAVNEEEAIDKAIEYLSYFPSNFTEAVPVKEAEEAISGKALSELIPANQNAPFNMYDAIDTLIDEGSFFEIKKLFAPELITGLARLDGKPVGIIANQPKVKGGVLFVDSADKGAKFIQLCDAFGIPLLFLADVPGFMIGTKVERAGIIRHGAKLISAMSSATVPKISVIVRKAYGAGLYAMAGPAFEPDCCIALPSAQIAVMGPEAAVNAVYSNKIQAIEDPKEKIAFVQQKHKEYQEEIDLYRLASELIIDDIVDPDDLRSTLIQRFDYYSTKNIPLPPKKHSVYPV; encoded by the coding sequence ATGACGCAGACAACGAATCAAAGTCGTTTTCAGGAAGCGGTAGAATCGATTAAACAAGGCGGTCAGCAGAAGTATCACGATAAATCAGCTGAGCAGGGCAAAATGTTTGCCCGTACAAGAATCGAGCGGCTTACAGACGAAGGCTCATTTAAAGAGGATGCACTTTTTGCAAACTATTTGGCGGGAGACCTCCCGGCAGATGGCGTCATAACAGGAACCGCTCTCGTGCAGGGACGGCCTGTGTGTATTATGGCAAATGATTCAACGATTAAGGCTGGATCATGGGGTGCAAGAACCGTTGAGAAAATCATCAGAATTCAGGAAACGGCTGAAAAACTGAGAGTGCCGATGCTTTATCTGGTGGATTCAGCAGGAGCGCGTATTACCGATCAGCTTGATATGTTCCCAAATCGCAGAGGAGCAGGGCGGATTTTTCATAATCAGGTAAGGCTTTCTGGTTTTATCCCGCAAATCTGTCTGCTATTCGGTCCTTCGGCTGCGGGTGGTGCCTATATTCCTGCATTTTGCGATATTGTAATTATGGTCGACGGTAACGCCTCGATGTATCTAGGTTCACCACGGATGGCTGAAAAAGTCATTGGGGAAAAAGTGACCCTTGAAGAAATGGGTGGCGCACGCATGCACTGTACGGTAAGCGGCTGCGGTGACCTGCTTGCGGTGAATGAAGAGGAAGCCATTGATAAAGCAATCGAATATTTAAGCTACTTCCCTTCTAATTTTACTGAAGCAGTTCCAGTAAAAGAAGCGGAAGAGGCTATCAGTGGAAAAGCGCTGTCTGAGCTGATACCTGCCAATCAGAATGCACCGTTTAATATGTATGACGCCATTGATACATTAATAGACGAAGGAAGTTTCTTTGAGATTAAAAAGCTATTTGCGCCGGAGCTCATTACAGGACTTGCAAGACTCGACGGGAAACCTGTTGGTATTATTGCCAACCAGCCGAAGGTAAAAGGTGGCGTACTGTTTGTTGATTCAGCTGATAAAGGAGCGAAATTCATTCAGCTGTGTGATGCATTTGGTATTCCGCTGCTGTTCCTTGCTGATGTACCCGGCTTTATGATTGGAACAAAAGTGGAGCGGGCTGGTATTATCAGGCACGGTGCCAAACTGATTTCAGCCATGAGTTCTGCCACGGTTCCAAAAATATCCGTCATCGTCAGAAAAGCGTATGGTGCGGGGTTATATGCCATGGCAGGCCCAGCTTTTGAGCCGGATTGCTGTATTGCGCTTCCTTCTGCACAAATTGCCGTAATGGGTCCGGAAGCTGCAGTTAATGCTGTTTACTCCAACAAAATACAGGCGATAGAGGATCCGAAGGAGAAAATAGCCTTCGTTCAGCAGAAGCACAAGGAGTATCAGGAGGAAATTGACCTGTACAGACTGGCTTCGGAATTGATTATAGATGATATTGTCGATCCTGATGATTTAAGAAGCACGCTGATTCAGCGATTTGACTATTACTCTACAAAAAATATTCCATTGCCGCCTAAAAAGCATTCCGTTTACCCTGTATAA
- a CDS encoding acetyl-CoA carboxylase biotin carboxylase subunit: MKTILIANRGEIALRVIRTCQKLKIRTVAIYSEADAELPYVKAADSAHLIGPPPVSQSYLNIAKIIEIAKSEKVDAIHPGYGLLSENSSFVKAVEDAGIAFIGPDADIIRRMGDKIEARKTMIEAGVPVVPGQESEAADIEAAKTFAKQAGYPVMLKASSGGGGVGMVMCEDEQALTQHFDSTKKRSEAYFGSGELFIEKYIANARHIEVQIFGDKDGNVYHLFERNCSMQRRNQKVVEESPSPALSEEARERLISIAVKAAQAVGYKNAGTIELIVDEHEQAYFLEMNTRLQVEHPATEMITGVDLVEWQIKTAFGEPLPINGQAEIKSSGHAIEYRIYAEDPKTFYPAPGLINNLLLPEGDGIRVDNGYEAGNKVTPYYDPMVAKLIIHAPDRQACIEKSLQAFESLTIEGLKTNIPLFKQILHFEDFAEGHYHTQSLTMMNKGEIKS; the protein is encoded by the coding sequence GTGAAAACGATTTTAATTGCGAACAGAGGAGAAATTGCGTTGCGGGTGATCCGTACGTGTCAGAAATTGAAGATCAGAACGGTTGCCATTTATTCAGAAGCCGATGCTGAACTGCCTTATGTGAAAGCAGCAGATTCGGCTCACCTGATTGGTCCGCCTCCAGTTTCTCAGTCATATTTAAATATCGCTAAAATTATTGAGATTGCCAAAAGTGAAAAGGTTGATGCGATTCACCCGGGGTATGGACTTTTATCTGAAAACAGCAGCTTTGTAAAAGCTGTAGAGGATGCGGGAATTGCCTTTATCGGGCCTGATGCTGACATTATCAGACGAATGGGTGACAAAATTGAAGCGAGAAAAACAATGATTGAAGCTGGTGTTCCGGTTGTACCCGGTCAGGAAAGTGAGGCTGCGGATATCGAAGCTGCCAAAACGTTCGCAAAACAGGCGGGTTATCCTGTGATGCTGAAGGCAAGCAGCGGCGGCGGTGGAGTAGGAATGGTGATGTGTGAAGATGAGCAAGCGCTCACTCAGCATTTTGATTCAACGAAGAAGCGTTCAGAAGCCTACTTTGGATCAGGTGAATTATTTATTGAAAAATACATAGCAAACGCTCGACACATTGAGGTGCAGATCTTCGGTGATAAAGATGGTAATGTGTATCATCTTTTTGAGCGAAACTGCTCGATGCAACGCAGAAATCAGAAGGTAGTGGAAGAATCACCTTCCCCGGCTTTATCAGAAGAAGCAAGAGAGCGTCTCATTTCGATTGCGGTGAAAGCAGCTCAGGCTGTCGGCTATAAAAATGCCGGAACAATCGAGTTAATCGTGGATGAACATGAACAGGCTTATTTCCTGGAAATGAATACACGTCTTCAGGTGGAGCATCCGGCTACTGAAATGATTACCGGCGTTGATCTCGTGGAGTGGCAGATAAAAACGGCTTTTGGTGAGCCGTTGCCAATTAACGGACAGGCTGAAATTAAAAGCAGCGGTCATGCAATAGAATACAGAATTTATGCGGAAGATCCAAAAACCTTTTATCCGGCACCAGGGCTCATTAACAATCTGCTGCTGCCCGAAGGTGATGGAATCCGGGTGGATAACGGATATGAAGCTGGCAATAAAGTGACGCCTTATTACGATCCAATGGTGGCGAAGCTCATTATCCATGCACCTGATAGACAGGCATGTATCGAAAAGTCACTTCAGGCTTTCGAATCATTGACGATTGAAGGGCTGAAGACCAATATTCCGCTATTTAAGCAAATACTGCATTTTGAAGACTTTGCAGAAGGACATTACCATACACAATCATTAACAATGATGAATAAAGGAGAAATTAAATCATGA
- a CDS encoding acetyl-CoA carboxylase biotin carboxyl carrier protein subunit, with protein MKNIQSTMAGTVLQVLVNAGDQVEAGQAVMMLESMKMEIPVESETAGTVTEIKVNAGDFVNEGDDLLTLE; from the coding sequence ATGAAAAACATTCAATCAACAATGGCAGGAACAGTATTACAAGTATTAGTAAATGCAGGGGATCAGGTAGAGGCAGGGCAGGCTGTGATGATGCTTGAGTCTATGAAGATGGAGATCCCGGTAGAGTCTGAAACAGCAGGTACCGTCACTGAAATTAAAGTGAATGCCGGAGACTTTGTAAATGAAGGCGATGACCTTCTGACATTGGAATAA